The Acanthochromis polyacanthus isolate Apoly-LR-REF ecotype Palm Island chromosome 10, KAUST_Apoly_ChrSc, whole genome shotgun sequence genome includes the window AGAGAAACCCGATAATGTTCTCACCGAAGGAACTACTATATTAATGTCAGACTACCACCTTAGTCGTTTACATGTCACACAAATTCTATAACTGAGAGAATCCTGAGAAGTAGTCCAAAATCAGAAGAAATTACATTAATGGGATTATTTAAACATTCAAAACCACACAAATAACATCGATATCTCACCAATTCAGAATCAGAGTCcgctttaatggccaagtacATACtcaacatacaaggaatttggtctcagctgttggtgtcacttgATAACGCCAACACACTTGTGAACCCTGAAACAGGGCTACTGGTCCAGATCTCCAGTTTTAGAGTTAGGTTCCATCAGCCTAACAAGTTTAACATTAATGGGTTTGGTAAAACAGCTGAAGCTGGAGTCGAGGAAACTCATCCAGCTTTTGATCGCCTTCATTTAAACACTTATCCCTCTCACTCTAATACTTATCCTCACTGAGTATAGTTCAGTTACTCTACTAGTGATgtctgttaacgacagctttcctctaaATGGATTTGGCTCTTGGTAAATTGCTAGGTTATGGTTTAGAGgttagggggaaaaaacagggatacatttttaattctatATTATTCCTTGACTAGAATAACCTTTAGATGCACAactgattggaccctacactcttccattagtgggtcaaaaatgactaagATCCCAGAAATCTATgtgtttttttgccatttttgttattttggttaagaataatcatttgcattgttgtttgtattatatttgtgttttcacaaGAATCATTTCATctttgaaatatgtttgttttcactttgtaacagattttgaacattttgatacttgataaagaagaatattacacagaacagcaatgaaagaatgtcaacatccatgtTGTGGACATTTTACCTCTAACTGTGGCTACTCttcctccaagtttgtgcatcacCTCTTCTACGAtgttatcagtgataaagagcttggggtagtaatacaaatattacaacctttttttccaaaagtataaaaggtaatctaaaaatttaaatggaataatatcaaaaacatgttttttgaggaatagctggaattgtaaatgataaaagctttcattacaaagatattgcaagaaaacgacctcaccgGATCATTTTTGACTTCTAAGGGTTAAAAACCATTAAAGTCTCATGCACACAATCACTCAACTTTTACTGCCATCAGATCTCAGTGACAAACAGGTGATTAACTAAAGTCCAAATTATAGTCTTTGAGTGTATAACAAATTTTTATTGCAATATATTGCCAGGAATAAGgaaaaaagaataagaaaataaCCAGGAATATTGTACAGAAGCAGTATTGTACAGAAAGTTAATAAAAAGTCAGCAGTATTTTAGCTGAAAATGGCTCAGCTGTTTCGTCTGAGTTAGTCTTGTCCTTCATCCAGCTAAAATGAAAAGTTTCTGTCAGTTGTTAGACTGTTCAGTGAACATCTTACCCAATCAGCTGATCAGATGTCTTGAGGCTGGAGATCAACTCAGTTCTTACACCGTCAGTCGGGATTAACTCTGTCAGAATTCTAACCAACATGTATTGTGTGGTGATCGCTAGTTATCGATTCTAGACAAATCCCACCCTTCAGTCAGCTTATTTAAACCTGCAATTTGGAACTGTTGTCGCCCCCTTTCTGCCAGTGAGACTAATTAAACCCTCACCATCAGCAAAGTGTGAACCCATTTGGGAAGAGCTTGAATGTAAAGTGCTGCAGTCCAGCTTTAACATgacacagaatgaaaaaaaaaggcttcaaagTGCGTTTTCTCGTCAGCAGGGTGTTTCAGCGAGGCTGTTTTAATGAGAGACATTCtgttgatgatttaattttttttctcggCAACCTCCTGGCAGCACTTTAAAAACTGCCACAGCTCATGGGTGGGTCGCAAcactgacttttaaaaaaaacatcctataatttcagcattagctTGAGTTCTTTGAGGAATGGGCTGAGATGAATCTCACTTTTCCAGCTGTATAGTTTCTATACGCTGCATGTTTACCTCTGATCACTCAGCTTCCCTCTATAAATAGAGTGGAATGATTTAGTTCCCTCTTCTAATgctcatttatataatttttaatTTGCAATTGAAGCATATTTTGCTCCTCATTCCTTTATGTGATTTATGATGAATGCAGTTTATCTTAAATGCCTCAATTATTAACACTATGGTGAACAATCTAAACTCCTCTTATTAGAGCTGCATTTGACAAACGAGACGCGATGAAAAAACTGCAGGGCAACCTGAATGATCAAagtgctgcagaaaaaaaaaaagagagaggctGGGGGTGACTTTTAACAGCAACCGCATTTGTGATTGATTTTCATTTCACATTCCACCTCACACACTCTTCAGGCAGTGTGTGGGGGTTGGCTGACTTCTTATTTCAAGACAGATTTTCGTACACTGAGACGACGATCGGCCTCCACGATATAAAGAAGTCCTTGTTTAATCCAACGCTTTTCACTGCAAAGACTGTTTATGACGCACTTTACGGCTCCTGCACACTTTACCTGGCATTTATGAGAAGTTTTACTGCATGTGACTTCGGCTGGCCCTCTTGTAACTTTGCGCAAGTCAACTTCTCCTGCAAGGAATTGGTCATTAAGTCACCAAATTAGACCGTGTGGAAGAGAGGGAAGAAAAGTTAAGAGCCTCTGCTCAGAGTGCAGCGACCTCTGAACCCGCTGGTCAGTGCACAGCCGAGCGAGTGTGACCGTGTGTGACAGCGCCCGGTTAACCAGAGAATGCACCAAGTCTGCTGGTACCTTGGATAATTGAGCCATTTGTTGCAAGGTCAGTGCAgggcaaccccccccccccccgaacaAAACCTTGTTATCAACAGCCATGACAACAGCAAAAGTCCAGGATTTTTGTAGCTTGTGTACAAAAGTGATCGTTCGCAATGAACTTTAGTAATTTTTGCACAAGAGGATATTTTTCTGCACCaggcagaaaaatacaaaaaaaaagcattccaAATAATGCACAGTtccactacagttcaaaagtttggggtcactcaggcaatgttttccatgaaaactcacacttttattcatgtgctaacataattgcatataggttttctaatcatcagtgagtctttcaacaccattagctaacacaatgtagcattagagcacaggagtgatggttgctggaaatgttcctctgtacccctatggagatattccattaaaaatcaggtgtttccagctagaatagtctttTAACACAGTGTTCCCCAACCACCAGACCACTGAACGGTACCAGGTCGTGGGTCATTTGGTACCGGGCCgcacagagagaataaaaatggttaattttatattttatttctggtGGAATCTgcatggtgttttattttgaaaaatgaatagATCGTCTTCATCTGTGTTTGTCTCCCGCATTTGATGTTAAATAAAGCTGTCAATCTgccaaaattaatgaaaaacaaatgtctTTGGAGAGGTTCTTTTAAAAGAAGTTGAGATTTTATGCTGACAGAAGAAAAAGATGCAGCAACAAGTAATCTTATTTGTTTAGGATTcttaagaaaagagaaagatcATTATTTGCTATGTGTGCTATGACTTGTCATAGAAAATTGTCTGTCCATGGTACAAAAAAGGTTGGAGACCGCagatttaccacattagcaatgtctagactgtatttctgattaatttattgttgtcttcattggggaaaaaaacgcttctctttgaaaaataaggacatttctaagtgactccaaacttttgaacagtaatgtatgTACCAGATCTGCCAAATTCCCCTTTCTTTCCAAAGAGGATGcagcacaaaaaaggaaaacctGGTGCAGCCTCGCTGTTATTGCCTTTACGACCTCCGCAAACACAAAGTGCAGTTTTagctgagagtgtgtgtctttTAAACAACCGGTATCTGGGTCGTAAAAATCACACAATCTCTAAACACACGAGGAAACACTGAGTGGAGGTCAACAAATCCTgcacaataaaaagaaattccatttgtttcatttcacaaAATCCCATTTAATGGTGCATTTTTTCCAACGAGTGTCATTAGCAACCGGGTTTTGTTATAGTGATATTTTAGACTCTGTGTCTGTTAGTAATTACACAAACGCCAACCTAACCTGGGATTCTGTTcacaattttcagttgatgttgtgatggaaaacaaatgcaaacatgttgttaaaaaatacaacagtttttattattattacaataaCAATATATgcgatttattttatttgaatcattttacaagttTCTTTCGGGTTTTATAGGACTGGAAAGCATCTGCAATTGAGGTCGAAGCCATGGTAAAATTTTACCTGAGGTCCAGATGGGTAACTAGAATCTGTACTTTTCTTATTTGACTTTCAGACATGCAATTGCCAGTGTTTTACTGAATTTTGAAGGTGTTTTTCATATTTGGTACATGCATATGGGACTCATATGCTGTGAAAACTAGTAAGAAAAGTCATTCAAAAGTAAAAGTAACATGAAGTAAGTCACTACAAAATAATTGTTaaagttctttcttttttggaaatttttacATTGTAATCAGGCATTTCTCTGCTAAAGACTGGACCTTTGAGACTTGAAAATACACAACATGAATCGGTGATGAAATGTCACCTGTTGTTTGGAACATAAGTAGACGATTTCAATAAAGAGTCAAAGCAACGTTTTACTTGTGGAATTAATCAACAATGCACAGAACACAGTCTGAGCAAGTGACCGACAGAGGTGAGAAACAGCATAGCTTTCATACAGGCACAGAATGCTTCTGTGAGTTACACATCTTGGTCTGTGTTATCTCTAAGTCGCTGGCGGTTATGCCTTGGCTTCTCTTTGCAGCGCTTCATGGAAAAATACTGAGCAAAGCTTCATATGAGTTACACCACAACAACATTTAACCATAAAATACAGTAACTGTTTagttaaccctaaccctaataaCATTAATTCCTAAAGATCCAACAGAATGCAGAAAGATGTTTTATTCCAGCTTAAAAATCACTGGTGAATGAAACTTATGCCCATTCTTCCGACAatgtaacagaaataaaaaaaatttttgttGGATCGATTCAACCGCTACACCTACAGATCATTAGCTCGGATTTGTTCGCTCTTCTGCTTTGGCTTTCCTCCACCATTACTTAACAGATGCATCAGCAGGGAGATTTATAATGATGTCAGGCCACTCTTGTTCACGCAATAGCATcttgttcattcacacacatataaaatGCTGCTCTTAGCCTCAGAGGGAACAGATTAGCGACCTGGCCCTCATAGCGGGGTACGGGGGTGCGCGCAACCTcctaaacaataaattaaagaGCACATTCTTGCACCAGCTGCGCTCTCGTCTCCGTACGAGCTGCCATTGTTTTCTGAAAGTGTGGCGGGAAAACGGCGGACTGATCTGTATGGAGTAAGGTTACTGTCAAAAATATTCATCCACAATTCTCACCATTCATATTCGTAATgctaaacatttgtatgttaataaaaaacttgtacacaaaattctgctgtcatatgcatgagtttgataaatttagggttaggattgtttttacgagtatgaaccgaaaagttgtgagtgcaactctaatttctacgacgacgaagtcttccctgtgaggacgaattcaagtttatgggtacgaatAGAAAAGCCTTGAAATGACGTCACATAGCTCAcgggggaaggtaatcgaacaccgattgctccaaacgcgcatgcgctaAAGATGGCTGGCAGCGGTGGACCCGGACCTACCGGGGCAAGTGACGCGTCACAGGtaaagtaaataacacatccaactttttgtaatttatttatttcatgaaattgtactgtttttattgatatacagtttatggacgaaagacagTGCTGCTTAGCTTGCaggctaacgagccgggccggtgacacggTCTTCtcatgcaaggaggctaatgaggaggctaggaggctaaataaacaaaacaaacataatttgagattatgaatcgtggcaattggcgtatgaatcagcccattgcaCAGCCATTGtacagttttagttctttgcaaactcggacacgtgcattagtttagtttacaacgAGTCTCCCGGAGAGTCAGTCAGTGGATCAATGGGCTGTCATACACACATTACGACGTGTGTATTTTCGTTGTTTTATCTGCCATAAAGTTTGATTTTACTGGTTATGGGGCGCGTTTTTCTGGCGGTGCCACAGAGACGAGAGCTGGGACACCGGGTTATTTTCTCCGTGTAAAGAGTTTCAAATCGTTTATTATTTAACCACAACTATAACTCTGAAGCTGTTTAATCAaggttaaaaatacaaaaagaaacataagGCAATTTTTTTGCATAGCTTATTGGATCAGAGTAATAATGTAACTTATTAACGAACACAGTTTCATGGTAAATGACTATGTATATAATGAAATAGAATGCATCAAACttactatttttttgtttacagggACCAGTGGCCACTCGGTTATTGGAACGTTTGAAATCAAGAATTACAGATGTGTTGGATCAACCTCACTTGAACTTGGACTACTTCCAATACATTGTGAATCAAGAAGCATTCATTCTGACAGCTGCCTCCAGTACTTTGAACATCCCACCTGAAATTGTGTCGTGTCTTCTATCGTTGCAAAGTAAGATCGACTCAGCTGTTGCCCACGAGAGTCCCTGCACTTTTATTAGAACTGGAGGACGAGGACGAGGACGaccaaaattcattttttctgaGGAGCTTCTTTCTCAGCTCATCGACATCCCTTTACCTGTGACTTGCATCGCCAATTTGTTGGGGGTCAGCCAGAGCACAATCTTCAGGCGTATGCATGAACTTGGCTTGTCCACCCGTTCTACATACAGCAACCGAACTGACTGTGAATTGGATAATGCAGTTCAGTCCATCAAAAGCAGGATCCCAAATGCAGGTTATAGAATGGTAAAAGGCTGTCTTCAAGCTCATGGACATAGGGTTCAGTGGGATCGGATTAAACAGTCCATGCACAGAGTTGATGCTCCAGGAGTTTTGGAGAGAATGACTCAGCTGGGGTGCATAGTGAGAAGGAAGTATTTTGTGCAACGGCCTTTATCGTTAGTCCATGTCGACACCAATCATAAGCTCATACGGTAAGACTTTAATGAGATCTATTCATGTATTTATCTATTTGGGGGCACTGCTCATTGTCgatccatgttttgttttctagaTACAACATCGTCATATTTGGTGCTATAGATGGGTACTCGAGAAAGGTTTGTCATCTTTTATTGCAGTGCTTTATTATCTCTGAATGTGTCATGTATTCACTGTTGTGTCATAAACTGCATGTGCATTACCTCCATGGTTCACATACATAATTATATTGATTGATATTGAATATTATAGAATATTGACTGGTCAATCATATGAAAAAAATGGTGGTAGGATGGAGGGGTAGGTGAAGGTAAtgagaagagagggagggattTAAAAAGAGATCAagagcagcaggaggatgaaGAAGGCAGGTGGGAGGAAACAAAGTCAGAGGTACAGGAGGAGAAAAGCAgggaataaacattttaaatgaagataattAAAATTATGTGCTGTAGGTCTTAATATTTTGCCTTTACATATTAAAATTCAGTCTTTCTATACAGATTTTCTATCTGGAACCTGCCACAAATAACCGTGCAAACACTGCTCATTCAATTTTTCTCAAGGCAGTGGAAAACTATGGCTGGCCTTCCAGGTGAACAATGACATGCATTTGGGCAATTGTTTCATTGTCAGAATTACTCATTTCAGTAATAGTTGATGGAATATATTGTTGTGATGATGGACATGTATTTTCTAGGGTCAGGGGCGATGAAGGTGTGGAAAATGTGTCCATTGCTGAAACGATGTTCACTGTGAAAGGCACTGGAAGAGGGAGCTTCATAGCTGGGCGCAGTGTGCACAATCAGAGgttataataaataatttacagTTTATCAATATTaatttgtaaaatgaaaacataattgTTAGAAAGTATTTGATAGTTtgataatttaaatatttagctGAATAAATCCTGTTTCTGACCTAGGATTGAACGCCTTTGGCGAGATGTCTGGACCAGCGTGACACACCTTTACTATGAAGTTCTTCATAGTCTTGAGGAAGATGGCCTGTTGCATTTGGAAGATGTCGTTCATTTGTTTTGTGCGCACTATGTCTTCCTTCCACGTCTGGCAGAGGCCCTTCAGACTTTCACAGAAGGCTGGGACAACCATCCTTTACGGTCTGAAGGAGGACTCTCCCCAAACCAGCTCTGGGTTATGGGCCACATGAATACACCTTCTGACACTAATGAGGATTTGCAGGTTTGTTGAGGTGCTGTTTCCAAAGACAAAGTGTAGTTGACAAGTTTTTAACCTGAAAATGTGGAGGCTTAGGTTAATATAAATACTACTGAATTCTTATTATTTGAATGGGGTTAGTATCTTCAACACAACAATGTGGAAGGAGTAGAAGGTTAAAATTCAGGAACAAGGtgttataaaaaaatatatacaagtaAGTGTGTAATACTTCTTTGATGTGATCACACAAATAGAGCAAGTCAGCAAATTTTGAAATAGATATACTCGTGATTGCTTGgaacaataaacacattttatatattCTGGTTAATTTTTTCTGTCGTCACTGCACAATGcctgtgtatgtgagtgtgtgcttTGGTAGgctgttaaaatgtttcttaattaTCCCTTATAACTGAATTGTCAAAGTCAGATTTTGGCTAAATTTTGATATCAGCCTAGTTCCCCTATTACTGCAGATTCCCCGTGCATGACGACTCAGGCTAACCAATTTCATttcaataatttaattaatataatagatatatattaattatattattttatcagGCTAACAAATGCtgttttaaacaaaatgacattaaaaagttTTTCATTTCCCTCCCCCCCAGAACTTGGAGCTATATGGAACTGACTGGGAAATGTTTGATGCTGTGCATGAGGAACCATATGGAGTTCAAGTCCAGGAAATTGGGTGCCCTGTGACTCAGGATATTATTGAAACTGTCCAATCCATGATACAACCCCTGGCCTCATCAGAATCATTTGGTAGAGACATTTACATTACAATGGTTCAGTGTATTGAAAGTCTAATGGCAACACAAGAAATGGCTGACACAACACAACCttgaaaaatgtaattgtttCAAAAAATGCATGCCTTACAAATGTTCAGTTTAACATGAGACAAGAGTCCCAACATTGATTGCAACTTTTTCATGACTCTCCACAACATTCGtcacaattacatttttgacttttaaaacTTGCCTCAAAACCCAAAAAATGTTTGTGGGTATTCTGAAGAGTAACATGGAGGTAAAAACTAACTTTGGAGTGAACTACCATTTATATAAAAACAATGGTTTTGTAACAGTGAAATTAACAAAAGATGACTGAAACAGAAAGTTGTCAGGTAAAGCGGCAATGATATGTTGCCGTtaccttttttctcttttcatagGATGGCTACACCCTGTCAAATGTTTGCCCATGGGACACAGCtagtgtcaaaatgtttttgaattcaCTGTATGTTCTCAGGTGAGCTGAAGGGAATGTGACAGTGCGACTGCAGGCGCTTACAGTTGGAAAACaaactgtgtgttgtgtgtcacagtcatgttggaactGTATATTTATGAGGAACTCCTTCTTCTCGCTTGGCTGAACAGGCTTGTGTCGTTGTCCAGTCATCCACTGCATGATGCGCCCTACTGTCAAGCCTTCTGGAGTAACACTGCTGTTGCTGGGGCCCTCGTGTTCTTAATGAAGAGATGAACACAATGTTAGTCTGAATTGAAAACGTTTTAGTTTTCCAATTGCTAAATACCTTACATATACAGAACTTATTGAATTTTTGAGTATCTGAAAATTTCATAAATCAAAGTTGAAACTACATAGATTTTAACAAAAGCTGTATTTGTTGTGGCTAGATGGCAATGTTGTGGCAATTGTTTTGACACCCTATTATTGTCAGTACAACTGTACAAATCAGCCATATGTTACTCCTCGCTTAATGAAACGGTGTTATCCTAGAGCTCataatatgacgttttatgAGTTACACGATTGTCAATGGTGGCATCAAGTttcaaaaaatgctttgatttaaTGGGTTGTATAGTTAGAATCGATTAAACCATTTATACTGCACTATAGAAAATGTACCGCAGGATAACAGACAAAGTTAGTCTCTTTAGCACCCCTATCTTGGCTAAAACATACCAGAGTCTTCAATTTCCTGTAGGTAGTCTTGAAGAAAGTTCATGATATGTACTTCCTTTTGGTGCTTGGCAGAACCAATTTCACTATAGACAGGACGGGTGTTCTCTAGGAGGAAGGCAGCATCAGCctttaagaagaagaaaaggcaTTTTAGTTTGTGTAAACATAATTCTCAAAAAGACATTCACGCTGAATAAAAAGCAGTCAAGAATGAAATATACCTCAACATCTTCCCCTGGAATAAACAGTTTTTGGCAGAGATCTTGATGACTGTTCATGACTTCAGGGAGATCATACAGCATCAGGCCTTTCCTGAGCTGGTCGAGCATGGGGAGGAGCCTCATGGTGGAGTGAAGTATGACAGTTCTaatggacaaaatgtttcagCAGAAGAATACACTTAAGTAGTATACCTATTGAATGtcttaatgaaaaataaaaatgtcaccaaacaCACCTTGTCATGCTTTCCCTTTTTTCAGTGGACACAACTCCAGTGTATCCGCAGGCCACAATATCATCAACCAGGTCACTGATGTTGTCATTCGTGGCGTTGTTTATCTGGAAACAGAGAAGGTTTCAAGTGAAATAAATTATTACTTTATCATTGTTCTGTAAAAGCAACAAACCAAAATATTAATTATGCTAGCCATATCATATTGTAGTTAAATGCAATTACAAACTTAGATAAAATTGTATTTACCCTCTCAACAAGCAGTGACAGTTCTAAATCTGTTACATCACTGGCAGACACAACAATGCTCTCAGCGTCACTGGAGCAGAGGTATCTGAAGCACCATTCGCGCATGAAGTTAGGACAAGGTCCTCCTTGTGCCAGGCTAGTGGCCATGACCTCTCCTGCACTCCTAATcctaatcaaaacaaaacaaataaactccCTGAATGTATTTGCTATATATAAGACAGGATTAAGTAATATTGTACTTGATATgctaaagaaaacacacaattaatACCACTGTGTACCTGAAGAATCTAGAGTCCAAACTGTTGAGACAATAAACAGGATTCTTCCCTTTCTTATCTGGCCTTCCAACAAAGAGTCTGTTTTCAATCTCTGCAAGCATTtctgtaaaacagtaaaatacagaaaactcaAAAGGTCTCTTCTGTCTCTGCTTTTCTGCCAATTTGATTAGCATTTGAACCATCTGCACCATTAGAGACCTCCTGCTGATGTTGACAGTGTCTTATTCGACAAATTTGGACAAATAATAAGAAATTGTCCTCATAACAGTCCATGAAAAGCTCTTGGACTTCAACCAGTATGCAGATAATTCCTTTCCtttatgtgactgattatattttaTCTTACATCTGGCCTTATAAGAATTTAATATGCGCAAATTTGCTGTCATTGGGAAATATAGACAAACATTTCACCTGTGAGGAATTCTCTGCTAAGGGCCCCAGTATCGACACCTGCCTCGCCAAAGAATGTGACCTTAAGTCTACATTTGGGTGATGTCTTCTTCTGCCGCTGCCATTGTTGCATGCCTCTGCTGAAAAGATCAGTTCTTGACACACAGATggaaaatctgtcttcttcattAACTTTTGAAGCGATCCAATCCAAAATTTCCTCAGTactgaaagacagacagaacagaagaaaaaaaataaacattaaaattgaCACCAACTTGTCTTTTCTGAATGCTTATTTACTATTATTGAACACTTATCATTTGAATAACAAACTAAATTAGACACGGTTATACTGTCTGTGTAATTTCCTCGTTGTTACAATTACTCCAGTTGTTGGGTGTAACATGTCCTATACTGGTGAAATTTAAAAAGGCTGAAAACAGGTCAAGACAAGAACAAAACATGTCACAAGCAAACCATGTTTTTAGATTACCACATTTCTCGGTGATCACACTCCACACATATTACAAAGCTTTccagcaggaaaaaaatgtcaagattGATATTGGAGTATTCCAAGTGTATATTATccagattacataatttgtAACCATAATTACTTCATGTACACTATTACCTTTGAAAAGTACTGACTGGGACTGATCCACTTGACTCATGACTGCCACTTTCTGTAGGTCTTCACACATAAAGAAAACAGCTTGCCTTAAATTATACTGGCACAAACACTTGCATACATATGAAAATTGGCAAAGTGATCCTTAGATGTAATTTGTTAAATGAACATGgatatacagtaaaataaataaagtagaaTCAATAATATTACCGTAATCCACATGTGGCTGCATGGATTTCAATTATGTCAGCTTGAAATGCATTGTTGCACACAGGACATTCTGCTGTCTTAAAATAGAATTTACAAGCCATGTGAATAAATCCTCAAATTATCTCTGACATTAATGTCTTAATTTACCAGGAAGGCACAAACAGTTTCACCTTGTCTGCCTTGCTGCAAATGGAATgttggaatgtatcttcatgtTCTTTGCTGCAGCTTTCCTAGGGAAGAAGAGAACAGTAATAATATGGAAGTATTTCAACCATAGCACAGAATAACATCATTTTCCAATATTAAGAGCTGTGAAGTAGTCTAAAAGACTCAACTTTGACATACCTCATCTGCAGAAGAGGACAAATCTAACAGTTCTATCTTGCATTCCTTGATATGTGCTGGGAGGATCTGAAGAGGAACCATTATCTTGCAGGTTGTACATTGGGCTTTGGGCATGTTCTCAAACTCTTTTGCTTCCGGTGGTAATGGAATAGTATCAAGTTCTTCTTGTAGAGGAGAAATGTACAATGTGCATTTTCCATTCCCGCTTACTGCTTTCAGTTGCTGGCCATTGTATCCATGGAGATCTGGAGGAATAACAACTAAGCTCCGCCGTCCACCACCACCTAAAATGATAATATCATGGAtactgaacacacctgaacataGAGTAACAACTCATAATGCATTGGATTTATATATTACTTTTAAGGcacccaaagcactttacatttAGTCATTCACACCAAATTCATGCTGGTGGTAGTAAGGCACATGTGTGGACACGTGCAGGACACAGCTGcgctggggcagactgacggaagcttGGTAGGCAATCACCAATGCACCAAACGGCTCTTTCGACTACCACCCAATATTCACTCACATTCGTACTCATATATAGAATATTTGGAAACAACATTAATTCAGTGCATATATGCCTACATACCTGTGGACTTGTGCAGCATCCAACCACCACAGATATTTGCTAGTCTTGGATATGCACTAAAAAGCAAATCTGAAAACTGAAGAGATGGACAATAGTCAAAGATTTATTGCAATGACATATTTATGACCTACTGTCAATTTCATCAtgcaaatattaattaaatcacATGTCAAGATGAATTCTaag containing:
- the LOC110972585 gene encoding uncharacterized protein LOC110972585 isoform X1 translates to MAGSGGPGPTGASDASQVQLRDIINTAQNLVLMLTNSVPANVRPGEQGTSGEAAVGQGVQSVRQPQQAAQQLTRSQNTGLSVKQEMVRSFPGFFQKEARGKRRFTPFRTKESGKSFLVNFFLLNKQYEKTPKGEEELPLMLAGLGKRSLSISENITHSEFSDLLFSAYPRLANICGGWMLHKSTGGGGRRSLVVIPPDLHGYNGQQLKAVSGNGKCTLYISPLQEELDTIPLPPEAKEFENMPKAQCTTCKIMVPLQILPAHIKECKIELLDLSSSADEESCSKEHEDTFQHSICSKADKTAECPVCNNAFQADIIEIHAATCGLRPTESGSHESSGSVPVSTFQSTEEILDWIASKVNEEDRFSICVSRTDLFSRGMQQWQRQKKTSPKCRLKVTFFGEAGVDTGALSREFLTEMLAEIENRLFVGRPDKKGKNPVYCLNSLDSRFFRIRSAGEVMATSLAQGGPCPNFMREWCFRYLCSSDAESIVVSASDVTDLELSLLVERINNATNDNISDLVDDIVACGYTGVVSTEKRESMTRTVILHSTMRLLPMLDQLRKGLMLYDLPEVMNSHQDLCQKLFIPGEDVEADAAFLLENTRPVYSEIGSAKHQKEVHIMNFLQDYLQEIEDSEHEGPSNSSVTPEGLTVGRIMQWMTGQRHKPVQPSEKKEFLINIQFQHDCDTQHTVCFPTVSACSRTVTFPSAHLRTYSEFKNILTLAVSHGQTFDRV
- the LOC110972585 gene encoding uncharacterized protein LOC110972585 isoform X3, which codes for MLAGLGKRSLSISENITHSEFSDLLFSAYPRLANICGGWMLHKSTGGGGRRSLVVIPPDLHGYNGQQLKAVSGNGKCTLYISPLQEELDTIPLPPEAKEFENMPKAQCTTCKIMVPLQILPAHIKECKIELLDLSSSADEESCSKEHEDTFQHSICSKADKTAECPVCNNAFQADIIEIHAATCGLRPTESGSHESSGSVPVSTFQSTEEILDWIASKVNEEDRFSICVSRTDLFSRGMQQWQRQKKTSPKCRLKVTFFGEAGVDTGALSREFLTEMLAEIENRLFVGRPDKKGKNPVYCLNSLDSRFFRIRSAGEVMATSLAQGGPCPNFMREWCFRYLCSSDAESIVVSASDVTDLELSLLVERINNATNDNISDLVDDIVACGYTGVVSTEKRESMTRTVILHSTMRLLPMLDQLRKGLMLYDLPEVMNSHQDLCQKLFIPGEDVEADAAFLLENTRPVYSEIGSAKHQKEVHIMNFLQDYLQEIEDSEHEGPSNSSVTPEGLTVGRIMQWMTGQRHKPVQPSEKKEFLINIQFQHDCDTQHTVCFPTVSACSRTVTFPSAHLRTYSEFKNILTLAVSHGQTFDRV